In a genomic window of Thiolapillus brandeum:
- the rpsO gene encoding 30S ribosomal protein S15 gives MAMSAEIKKQIVEEYGKSPSDTGSTEVQVALLTWRINDLTPHFKEHNKDHHSRQGLIRMVNSRRKLLDYLKGKDVERYRELIKRLGLRR, from the coding sequence ATGGCAATGAGTGCAGAGATCAAGAAACAAATCGTGGAAGAATATGGCAAGAGCCCCAGTGATACCGGCTCTACCGAGGTGCAGGTTGCTCTGCTGACCTGGCGCATCAATGACCTGACGCCCCATTTCAAGGAGCATAACAAGGATCATCATTCCCGCCAGGGTTTGATCCGTATGGTCAACTCCCGCCGTAAACTTCTCGACTATCTCAAAGGCAAGGACGTGGAGCGCTATCGTGAACTGATCAAGCGTCTTGGTCTGCGTCGTTAA